gtgtGAGCATAAACTCTCCTCCAAAACACGTACCCAAAAAGACCTTCTCTTTCCCCACCGAGTACGACCCACACACCACAAGAGTACGTGGGTTGAGTGTCACCAATTCAAATGCAGTGCTGGCTGCAAAGTTGATGACCTCTTGCTGCCTGGGGAAGGTGTACTCAGGGCTGCAGTAGCTAGAGAGATATAAGAGGTCACACTGAAAAATCTGAGTTTCACTGCTGGAGTTGTGCTCAGTTTACcaaaatcagagagaaagaaagcggTCGTCTTTACCGGGAGTTGCTACTTATAGCAACAAGTGAAAATTATGAAACTGAGGGGTACTTACGTGGTATCCAAATAGAGTGTCTGTACCCTGCAACTGAGTAGCTCAGGGTAGGTCTCCATTGAGGGGTCAGCTCTGAAGTCTCCGGTGTGAAGGACCGTCTGTCCATCGGGCAAGAAGAACAGCAGCATGGCAGCACCTGGACAACTGAAAGAACAGACAAGGATACAAAAGAGAGGTTTTAATCAAATTTAGCAAGTTTTCATTGTGAGAAATTCATTTAACTCTCCAGGGAAATATTACGAGGAGTAAATAGAGTCATTAAGTAGAAACTAAGTAGCACAACTGTAAAAGATGTGTTCTACATTCAAAAGAAttattacaaactttaaaaaacatctGCCAGTATCCCCAGTGACATAATGAATAGGCTATTAGCTTGGTGGTGTCTGAATATAATTCAAAGTGCCTCAATTTATCCTTTTATgaaaattttaatataaagAAAGTGGCTACGGTAGAAACTTTTGTATCTGCTCCCGAATGCATAAATGCATGTTTTTGTAGTCTGCTAATAGCGGTGCATATGTTATAAGTGACTCATTGTGTCCTTCTCCTTTGCACACAGTGTTTTCAGAGCCATTTCTCTCGCTTTTAGAAAGATCATATGGGAAAATACCAGGTCAAGTTTTAACGCATGCTGGTGGAGAGGCAGCACGTCAGCGAAAGAAGAGCCCATTAACCTCTGCTGCAAATctaaaacagtatttaaatcTCAAAGACAGAAAATCAACCTTCTGGTAATAAACCAGCTGAATCTGATCAGCATGAAATCAGCAGCGTGACAAAGAAGCTCTCATGTGTCACAAAACAGCGTCACCAGTACTGATCCCTGCTGATGTCACAGATGACTCACTGGTTAGCGTCTAGGAGGATGACCCGGACCCCCTCCACAGTGACTTCAGTATCCATGGGGAGGATGTGGACGTACTGCTCGGCCACCCTCAGTTTGCTCTTCACCAGGTTCCCTGTAATCTAATCaggagacacagctgagagtgaACAAATCTTTGCAGTTTACAGTGTTGATCATGTTTCAAACAATCTCAGATATTCATGCAACTGTCTGCAGAGTAATTCACCCCCCCGCCTCCCAAACCCTGGCCTTGAAATCTTATTTACACAATCTACTTTCTAATTACCCTCTGTGATTATGATCAAACTTTTCTGGGCTGTGATCCACCTGGCGCCCACGCTCAAAGTCTGTGGCCTAGCAAACGGAGTCCCAATAAGTACTTATAAGTCTGTTTTTAGCCTAATccccagaaaacacacacaccactgtgATAAACCTGACCCACTTGATAGAAGAACTCCCAACATCTCTAGTCTCTTGACTTTTATATTATTTCAAGTTCATGCCTCATATCATACCTGATAATATATATTGTTAAGTCGTAgctatttgaaccaaaaataaGCAACAAAGTCTGAGCTAAAGATTTTACACTTGTTTAACTGCAAACTTCAGTTTATTTAGATAATTCTTTACATTTAACACACCTTAACTGATGTAGCTTTTTCACAGTAACAACAAAGGGGATGGCAAACTACTGGGCCCCAGATAAACTTATTTTACTGCACATCAAATGTTGTATTACTGtgtccaaaagaagaaaaaactcccacAAAGGTCTTCGAATTTTAATTGACTCAACTGTGATCAGAGCCATTTGAATATTGGTATTCATAGCTGCCAAACGCAAGCCGCTTTTTCCATTAATGTGAGTCAAAGCAGTGCAGAGAGATAACAAATGGATCAAGTACTTCCTCTATGAATTCTGTGGAAGTGAGGAAGCTTTTTAATGAGTTGAAAGTAAATAGGATTTCTGGCGGCAGagaggggtggtggtggtgggggggttaTATCATTTTCAAATAAGTGAATCGCTTTCATACCACTGAAGGAGAAATACATAAACTGACAAAATGTCAGCCTTTTGCTGAGATGGTGTTGGATATAGTTTCAACAGTGGACTCAAAGCAGGGATAATATCCATCACCCTGACTGTTTTGTATCATAGAAAAACAGCAACTGTCTTATGCAAATCAATGCATATAATAAATCATAGTGGAGTACTTGATTCTGATTTCAAAACACAGATTGTGCAACCTCAATCATCTAAATCCTGCACAAAATAAGCAAGGATATATTCATGAGAAGACAGACATCTCTACATCCAATATTTTCATAGCTGGGTACCTCACAGACAATCAGGGTGGTGAGAGAACATGTAAATGTGATTTAAGGGTGAACTGTCCCTGGCACTCGGTGTTCCAGtaccaaataaaaacaaaactaagtAAATTATTTCATCAAAACTACAGATTGACTTACTCTGTTGCAGTAGATGGGAACAGTGGAAGTCTTGGTCAAGCCTCCGTAGTGGTCTGAGTGGAAGTGAGTAAGGAAGTAGGCTGTGATGCCCTCGATCTGTCCATATCTAAAGGCATCAATGGCAAACTTTGTGCCTGGGGAAAGTTTTTTGCATAAGATTACAAATTTAATAATTAATGTTTAAATTTACACAGCAAGAAGAAATGTACATTTGCTTACTAACCTGGGATTTTCTTATAGAAAGGGCAACGGGGCAGCTGTACTTCTCCATCAGCATTGACtctgttcctccacctcctcttcccTGTGGTCCCACCCCTCCCCCAGACTTCTCCCTGTCCATCTACTGATGGGTTAATGGTTTCTGTGGCCTGTGGCGTATCGGCAGGTgtgtcagctttattttttctctGCCGGTCTTTTCTTTGCCGTCTCTGTCCCGAGCTCTTCCCAGCCGTTGGAGTAGACGAAGCGTTGAGGTCATTTGGTCCACTCTCtgctcctttctccttttccttcAGCGGTTTGAGGCCAAAAAACACCCCGATGTCAGTTTGTTTGAGACCGGAGACCTGACCGGCTTTGCTGTGGCCCTTCTGAGGGGGCATGGCTTGAGATCGTTGGACAATGGAAGTTTGGGATGAAGGCACTTGAAGAGAAGCTGGTTGCTCTGTTTGAATAATGCTGTTTGAGTTTTGGGAGTGTGAGTTATCTGAGCTCAGAAGAGTGTCTCTCAGACGCTCTAAGACAATACTCTGTGGAGACTGAATACTAGTCTTACTGATTTCAGAAGCTTCTTTTCCACCTGAGGAAGCAGCTCTGTTTTCAGCAGCTAACTGATTAGTGGGTGCTAATGAGGAAACTGCACCCAGCTGGGTGTTTGTAGAAGGCAGTTTCTTTCCTTGCACATTGTTGGCTTCTGAATTGCTGTTTATAAAGTCAGTGAGGAGCTCATCTTCACTGGAGAAGCTGTCACTGAACAGCCTCATCGAGTCTTCATGCTCATTTTGAATTGCACTATCATTAAAAAGAGATTTTCTACACTCTGTAGTATTGATTTCAGTCTCTGCAGGGAACGCAGAAAGAGGAGAGTAGGATATCATGTCATCATTTTCCAAAGAATCCTCACTTTTGTGTAAATCTTCACTAGCCTGCTGTCCACTATTTTCCATGACAGGGATGGATAAGTCCTCTTTATTACTTTCTTGAGAAGCAGTGACAGAGTTTTGGCTTTTAATAGATGATGACCagcctttctttttcttaaaatccTCTGGTCCAGGAGAACGCAGGAGCAGAAGGCCATTTGTAAGTTTTGACTGAGGTGTTCTGGTGTGACATTGGTGAGGTGAGGAGCTAGGACTGGATAATGCAGAAGGAGTTAGAGTCCCTTGCTGTGAAGTCTCTAAAATAGACGCCTGATTTTTGATCAGCCCTGGAAAACAATCCAGGCTGGTCTCAGCCTGTTGGGACAGACTGAGGAGGGCTGTGCCGCTGCTGGCTCGACTGTGGGCCAGAAGTGTGTGGTTGAATTTCTTGTAATGGTTCGGAATGGTGGAGGAGCACTGAAGACCATCTGGACATTCTGTATGAACAGATAAAAAACAGTGCCTGCACTCGTTAGAGTAGGGTTACAAGGGGATGATATTTAGCACTTTACCAACTACGCTACTCTAAATTAAACTAAACTGATGATATATACTATAAATGTATCTTATCAGCCTGCTGTTCGAGATAAACACAACTGAGCTAAGTGCATAGAATCAGTGCTACACTGTCAATGCACATTTCTTTTAATCCTTTGAGCTGTTAGGCTATGTAGAAGCTTTCATGTCATAAGGAATAGGAATCCTTTCTACCATCCAA
This sequence is a window from Pelmatolapia mariae isolate MD_Pm_ZW linkage group LG8, Pm_UMD_F_2, whole genome shotgun sequence. Protein-coding genes within it:
- the dclre1a gene encoding DNA cross-link repair 1A protein, coding for MSQKENENDIWDYKPLGKKKKRHESPSKNTKRKCTFRKSSKKDASSLSIKPQDRNAKAKAAESGVSATAGITDDCNLSLNAQELNSNKSPAKETNESGSAAAECPSAEDFCPICQMPFFILVVQSQRWHVAECIDTPRETCTECPDGLQCSSTIPNHYKKFNHTLLAHSRASSGTALLSLSQQAETSLDCFPGLIKNQASILETSQQGTLTPSALSSPSSSPHQCHTRTPQSKLTNGLLLLRSPGPEDFKKKKGWSSSIKSQNSVTASQESNKEDLSIPVMENSGQQASEDLHKSEDSLENDDMISYSPLSAFPAETEINTTECRKSLFNDSAIQNEHEDSMRLFSDSFSSEDELLTDFINSNSEANNVQGKKLPSTNTQLGAVSSLAPTNQLAAENRAASSGGKEASEISKTSIQSPQSIVLERLRDTLLSSDNSHSQNSNSIIQTEQPASLQVPSSQTSIVQRSQAMPPQKGHSKAGQVSGLKQTDIGVFFGLKPLKEKEKGAESGPNDLNASSTPTAGKSSGQRRQRKDRQRKNKADTPADTPQATETINPSVDGQGEVWGRGGTTGKRRWRNRVNADGEVQLPRCPFYKKIPGTKFAIDAFRYGQIEGITAYFLTHFHSDHYGGLTKTSTVPIYCNRITGNLVKSKLRVAEQYVHILPMDTEVTVEGVRVILLDANHCPGAAMLLFFLPDGQTVLHTGDFRADPSMETYPELLSCRVQTLYLDTTYCSPEYTFPRQQEVINFAASTAFELVTLNPRTLVVCGSYSVGKEKVFLALAEVLGSKVCLSRDKYNTMCCLESEQIKGRLTTDWKAAQVHVLPMMQLSFRKLQDHLARFSRQYDQLVAFKPTGWTFSQQIESVEDIQPQKSGNITIYGIPYSEHSSFLELKRFVQWLQPLKIIPTVNNGSWANRKAMEKCFSEWLMEVKNKR